A region of the Arctopsyche grandis isolate Sample6627 chromosome 10, ASM5162203v2, whole genome shotgun sequence genome:
tgacaggttaaatctttacaccggaaacaatcacattttaaaacattactagaattagcaataaacattaaaatcaatacctttactatgacaggttaaatctttacatcggaaacaatcacatttcaaaacattactagaattagcaataaaacattaaaatcaatacctttacaatgacaggttaaatctttacatcggaaacaatcacattttaaaacattactagaattacatttcaatacagttatcttatattcttctaagcatgtaaccaaattaaaacatgattcaatatacaaagcacttcccaaaaatactagaataagcaataaaacattacacttttcaatcatcaaattacaagtaaggcttaactaaaaaccctccaggtatttcacttattctctaattcacaaacgcacacttcacttccatcggtgcaacttaaattctatccaatgccctcggcgattctctgtgactgtccgaggaatctgccgtcaccccacagatattctgctagtaatttaccataaatgaagtcaacacatattggttctagctcactgatacatccagtaagtcttttctcaatccatggttctattttcttttccattgaattaacatcaatccgactacgactgagcttgaaagtgaatacagtgtcttttggtgttgaaattttgactgggtcccttaatccttcttgtgatttagccatatctttctctttgtctttatgtttttccttttctttattctcatcttcagaattcttcaaatgactataatccttagatccttttccaaattgatcatcgggtggttcatccgtatttgaaaacggtatgtctccgtag
Encoded here:
- the LOC143917842 gene encoding uncharacterized protein LOC143917842 → MDGDGLQRRRLWDYGDIPFSNTDEPPDDQFGKGSKDYSHLKNSEDENKEKEKHKDKEKDMAKSQEGLRDPVKISTPKDTVFTFKLSRSRIDVNSMEKKIEPWIEKRLTGCISELEPICVDFIYGKLLAEYLWGDGRFLGQSQRIAEGIG